A genomic segment from Lutibacter sp. A80 encodes:
- a CDS encoding outer membrane beta-barrel family protein, producing MRSIFLLLIILSPLVNYSQTKKKPTYTISGKIINGTSKTPLEYATIVFKSLDSNTIKHGTITNLNGKFEIEVEEGAYNASIEFVSFKSKKLNFPYINKNIRLGTIKLDVDTEYLNEIEIISQKKTVEFKPNKIVYNIEKDLGVTGGVVTDILNNIPSVSINPDGEISVQGQGYVQTMINGKTSSLTTQSALKSLPAGSIEKIEVITNPGAEYGGNALSVINIILKKGKDEGLNASLTTTGGYKDYFGGLLTINNKNKNVNFYINTSYNHSNPITESSSQSEYFSNNNTISFLNEDIESNNKRNAFYGTVGADFYITNKSTISTSVNFLNTNSKSNTITNSSIFDDSYNLLELNNRTFLRDFDNEMVEFIAEITHNFKKEGESISTSITFSKDSDTFDDTISNTNLNFTDEESVENNKMTNTSVELKYINPINKNSTYTLGFKGDYNKLPFKYTSTNEVVNIDYTENVNAAFVNFESQINKFYYEIGLRAEFIKMKADYLHLNNLQENNFDKLLPSVFLDYTLNETKNISFSFAQNMFTPSYEDLKPFEEKYSETSSFIGNPLLKPIYVDSFSLIFSNYGNKITFSPSLFYQTFKDYWQPVTYETGDNLNGINKIITTPINLGKVAYYGININTTYKASNLLSFTSNINIYNFEQTGTFTTTNNANKTIILDYNSNSTNGSFSLFTQLKIPKVFDFQLNAKHSLKSIGPYSTKKANSYVSAAVKKDLFKNNATVSLRVDDLFLSNKTDRDRYNTNYFTESLIKNKYRTILLSFTYRINQSIKEKIIDFDKKVIKPTY from the coding sequence ATGAGAAGTATATTTTTATTATTAATCATACTATCCCCTCTAGTAAATTATAGTCAAACAAAAAAAAAACCAACTTACACTATTTCAGGTAAAATAATTAATGGTACTTCTAAAACACCTTTAGAATATGCTACTATTGTATTTAAAAGTTTGGATTCTAACACCATAAAACATGGTACAATTACTAATCTTAACGGTAAATTCGAAATTGAAGTTGAAGAAGGTGCTTATAACGCATCTATTGAATTTGTTTCATTTAAATCAAAAAAATTAAATTTCCCTTATATCAACAAAAACATTCGCCTTGGTACTATTAAATTAGATGTTGATACTGAATATTTAAATGAAATTGAAATTATAAGCCAAAAAAAAACAGTTGAATTTAAACCTAATAAAATTGTTTATAATATTGAAAAAGATTTAGGAGTTACTGGAGGAGTTGTAACTGATATTTTAAATAATATACCTTCCGTATCCATAAACCCAGATGGTGAAATATCTGTGCAAGGACAAGGGTATGTACAAACAATGATTAATGGTAAAACATCATCTCTAACAACCCAAAGCGCTTTAAAATCGCTTCCAGCTGGCAGCATTGAAAAAATTGAGGTCATCACTAATCCCGGTGCTGAATATGGTGGTAATGCATTAAGTGTTATAAACATAATTTTAAAAAAAGGTAAAGATGAAGGCTTAAACGCCTCTTTAACAACCACTGGTGGTTACAAAGATTATTTTGGTGGACTGTTAACCATAAATAATAAAAATAAAAATGTCAATTTTTATATAAACACCTCATACAATCATAGCAATCCAATTACAGAATCATCTTCTCAATCAGAATATTTTAGCAATAATAACACCATTTCATTTTTAAATGAAGATATTGAATCTAACAATAAAAGAAATGCATTTTATGGAACTGTTGGTGCTGACTTTTATATTACAAACAAAAGTACTATTAGTACAAGTGTAAATTTCTTAAATACAAATAGCAAAAGCAATACAATTACAAATTCTTCAATTTTTGATGACTCTTATAATCTTCTTGAATTAAATAATAGAACATTTTTAAGAGATTTTGATAATGAAATGGTAGAGTTTATAGCTGAAATTACACACAACTTTAAAAAAGAAGGAGAAAGTATTTCAACTTCAATTACTTTTTCAAAAGATTCAGATACTTTTGACGACACCATAAGCAATACAAATTTAAATTTTACTGACGAAGAATCTGTTGAAAATAATAAAATGACAAATACTTCGGTAGAACTTAAATATATAAATCCTATCAATAAAAACTCAACATATACTTTAGGGTTTAAAGGAGATTATAATAAATTACCATTTAAATATACTAGTACAAATGAAGTAGTTAACATTGATTATACAGAAAATGTAAATGCTGCTTTTGTCAATTTTGAAAGTCAAATTAATAAATTTTATTATGAAATTGGTCTAAGAGCTGAATTCATAAAAATGAAAGCTGATTACTTACATTTAAACAACTTACAAGAAAACAATTTTGATAAACTACTACCTTCAGTATTTTTAGATTACACATTAAATGAAACTAAAAACATATCATTTAGCTTTGCACAAAATATGTTTACACCTTCTTATGAAGATTTAAAACCTTTTGAGGAAAAATACAGTGAAACATCATCCTTTATTGGAAATCCTTTACTAAAACCAATTTATGTAGATAGTTTTAGTTTAATTTTTTCAAATTATGGTAATAAAATTACATTTTCACCAAGTCTATTCTATCAAACGTTTAAAGATTATTGGCAACCCGTAACTTATGAAACCGGAGATAACTTAAATGGTATAAATAAAATTATAACAACACCTATTAATTTAGGCAAAGTAGCGTATTATGGTATAAACATAAATACTACGTATAAAGCAAGTAACTTATTAAGTTTTACAAGCAATATAAATATTTATAATTTTGAACAAACAGGTACTTTCACCACCACAAATAACGCTAATAAAACAATTATTTTAGATTATAATAGCAATAGTACCAATGGTTCTTTTAGTCTTTTCACTCAATTAAAAATACCAAAAGTATTTGATTTTCAATTAAATGCAAAACACTCTTTAAAATCTATTGGTCCGTATTCTACTAAAAAGGCAAATTCTTATGTAAGTGCTGCTGTAAAAAAAGATTTATTTAAAAATAATGCAACAGTAAGCTTAAGAGTTGACGATCTATTTTTATCAAATAAAACCGATAGAGATAGGTATAATACCAATTATTTTACTGAAAGTTTAATCAAAAATAAATACCGTACAATACTACTCTCTTTTACGTATCGAATTAATCAAAGTATCAAAGAAAAAATAATTGATTTTGATAAAAAAGTTATTAAGCCAACCTATTAA
- a CDS encoding TonB-dependent receptor domain-containing protein, with protein sequence MKNIISLILISLFVTTINAKNYDEPIEKISILGKVIDNDTKQPLEYATIVVKSLDGNIVTGGITDLNGEFEIQVAKGTYDISIEFISFKTQTLKNKNISKTTDLGVIYLQLDAQALDEVEIIAEKSTVEIRLDKKIYNVGKDMTVKGGSASDVLDNVPSVTVDVEGNVSLRGNENVQILINGKPSGLVGLNGTDALRQLPSDAIEKVEVITSPSARYDAEGTAGILNIVLRKGKALGFNGSLTANAGNPDNFGASVNLNYRTKKINFFNSTGYNYSNAPGNSSNKTTYFDDNGAISSYRDEKTTYERENNRFNTTFGIEYFLSDNSSLTGSVLYRKSDGEDIATNINTLLDADYILSSEYERIELESDFDETIEYSLNFTQDFKTDGHKLTIDFQYGKSTEDSDAIINTNDENNFTDEESKDILVQADYVLPIGETAQFEFGFKTTLDELTTDYRVENYDTNLGQFVNDTDFSNILNFDQDIYAFYTQYGKKINKFSYLLGLRTEVTDRKINLIETNEVYNKKFTELFPTVNLGLEFNDTESLTLGYSRRLRRPRSWFLNPFESRTSETHIRKGNVNLDPTYTNSFDLGYLKRWDKFTFNSSMYYNHSINNIEMVQTEEYRDVDGTQTLVLITNPVNLSSQDRYGFEFTTNYTPFKWWKLNNSFNFFKSVTDGEYAGINYDSDDVNWFTRMVSRITLPGKIDWQTTGFYMGPREGAVSEREGMLMVNLAFSKDIFNENATLALNVSDLFNSRKRESTTYTETTISKGDFQWRERQIMLNFTYRFKQQKKRERPQGGSFDDGGGDEMFKA encoded by the coding sequence ATGAAAAATATTATATCTTTAATTTTAATAAGTCTATTTGTCACCACGATAAACGCTAAAAATTATGATGAACCTATAGAAAAAATTTCTATTTTAGGGAAAGTGATTGACAATGACACTAAACAACCTTTAGAATATGCTACAATAGTGGTTAAATCTTTAGATGGAAACATTGTAACAGGTGGAATTACAGATTTAAATGGTGAGTTTGAAATTCAAGTAGCAAAAGGAACTTATGATATCTCAATAGAGTTTATTTCTTTTAAAACACAAACACTTAAAAATAAAAACATTTCAAAAACTACAGATTTAGGTGTTATCTATTTACAACTTGATGCACAAGCTCTTGACGAAGTAGAAATTATTGCCGAAAAAAGTACTGTTGAAATTCGTTTAGATAAAAAAATATACAATGTTGGTAAAGATATGACTGTAAAAGGTGGTTCTGCTTCCGATGTTTTAGACAACGTACCTTCTGTTACCGTTGATGTAGAAGGAAATGTAAGCTTAAGAGGTAATGAAAATGTACAAATATTAATAAACGGAAAACCATCAGGTTTAGTTGGATTAAATGGTACAGATGCTTTACGTCAATTACCTTCAGATGCCATCGAAAAAGTAGAAGTAATTACCAGTCCATCTGCACGTTATGATGCCGAAGGAACTGCAGGAATTTTAAATATTGTTTTACGAAAAGGAAAAGCCTTAGGTTTTAACGGTTCTTTAACTGCAAATGCTGGTAATCCAGATAATTTTGGAGCTTCTGTTAACCTAAATTACCGTACTAAAAAAATTAATTTCTTTAATAGTACCGGTTATAATTATAGCAATGCACCAGGAAACTCTAGCAACAAAACTACTTACTTTGACGACAACGGAGCTATTAGTAGTTATAGAGATGAAAAAACAACTTACGAAAGAGAAAACAATAGATTTAATACAACATTCGGAATTGAATACTTTTTAAGTGATAACAGCTCGTTAACCGGTTCTGTATTGTATAGAAAGTCAGATGGAGAAGACATAGCTACAAATATAAATACACTATTAGATGCTGATTATATTTTAAGCAGTGAATACGAACGTATTGAACTTGAAAGTGATTTTGATGAAACTATAGAATATTCTTTAAACTTTACACAAGATTTTAAAACAGACGGACATAAATTAACAATCGACTTTCAATACGGAAAAAGTACTGAAGACAGTGATGCTATCATCAATACTAACGATGAAAATAATTTTACAGACGAAGAATCTAAAGATATCTTAGTACAAGCAGATTACGTATTACCAATTGGTGAAACTGCTCAATTTGAATTTGGTTTTAAAACTACATTAGACGAGTTAACAACCGATTATAGAGTTGAAAATTACGACACAAATCTAGGCCAATTTGTAAATGATACAGATTTCTCTAATATTTTAAATTTCGATCAAGATATCTATGCTTTTTATACACAATATGGAAAAAAGATAAATAAATTCTCTTATTTATTAGGTTTAAGAACCGAAGTTACAGACAGAAAAATTAATTTAATTGAAACTAATGAAGTTTATAATAAAAAATTTACAGAACTTTTTCCTACTGTAAATCTAGGCTTAGAATTTAATGATACTGAAAGTTTAACATTAGGATATAGCAGAAGATTAAGACGTCCAAGAAGTTGGTTTTTAAATCCTTTTGAATCAAGAACTAGTGAAACTCATATTAGAAAAGGAAATGTAAACTTAGATCCTACTTATACAAATTCATTTGATTTAGGGTATTTAAAAAGATGGGATAAATTTACATTTAACTCTTCTATGTATTATAACCACTCTATTAATAATATAGAAATGGTACAAACTGAAGAATACAGAGATGTAGACGGCACTCAAACTTTAGTTTTAATAACCAACCCAGTAAACCTTAGCTCTCAAGATCGTTATGGTTTTGAATTCACAACCAACTATACTCCTTTTAAATGGTGGAAATTAAATAACAGTTTCAACTTTTTTAAATCTGTTACTGATGGTGAATATGCAGGTATTAATTACGACTCAGATGATGTTAACTGGTTTACAAGAATGGTTTCTAGAATAACTTTACCTGGAAAAATAGATTGGCAAACAACTGGTTTTTATATGGGACCTAGAGAAGGTGCTGTATCTGAAAGAGAAGGTATGCTTATGGTGAACTTAGCCTTTAGTAAAGATATTTTTAACGAAAATGCTACTTTAGCTTTAAATGTAAGCGATTTATTTAATTCAAGAAAAAGAGAATCTACCACTTACACTGAAACAACAATATCTAAAGGTGATTTTCAATGGAGAGAACGACAAATTATGTTAAATTTTACATATAGATTTAAACAACAAAAGAAACGTGAAAGACCTCAAGGTGGTAGTTTTGATGATGGTGGAGGTGATGAAATGTTTAAAGCATAA
- the arsC gene encoding arsenate reductase (glutaredoxin) (This arsenate reductase requires both glutathione and glutaredoxin to convert arsenate to arsenite, after which the efflux transporter formed by ArsA and ArsB can extrude the arsenite from the cell, providing resistance.) has product MKIYHNPRCSKSRQGLAILEESKLTFETIKYLETPISKEELTNIIKLLGISPIDLVRKNEAIWKENFKGKQLSDAEVITAMVEYPKLIERPIVINNDKAVIGRPPELIKSIL; this is encoded by the coding sequence ATGAAAATATATCACAATCCACGTTGTAGCAAAAGTAGACAAGGTTTAGCAATTTTAGAAGAATCAAAACTTACATTTGAAACAATAAAATATTTAGAAACCCCAATTTCAAAAGAAGAATTAACAAATATTATTAAGTTATTAGGAATTTCTCCAATAGATTTAGTTAGAAAAAACGAAGCTATTTGGAAAGAAAATTTTAAAGGCAAACAATTATCTGACGCTGAAGTAATTACAGCAATGGTAGAATACCCAAAACTTATTGAAAGACCTATTGTTATTAATAATGATAAAGCAGTAATTGGACGTCCACCAGAATTAATAAAATCTATCTTATAA
- a CDS encoding fumarate hydratase, with product MSEFKYQKPFPITKDTTEYRLLTKEHVSVVEFDGRKILKVAPEGLELLSQAAYHDVSFYLRASHLEKLEKILKDPEATDNDRFVAYTMLLNQMVAASGELPTCQDTGTAICVGKKGEDVYTGVNDAEYISKGVYNTYESDNLRFSQIVPQTMLKEKNSGTNLPAQIDIYAETGNKYEFLFITKGGGSGNKTYLYQMTKSLLTEENLTNFVEQHIMDLGTAACPPYHLAFVIGGTSAEANLATVKKASAGYLDHLPTEGNDGGQAFRDLEWEEKITKICQESGVGAQFGGKYFVHDVRVIRLPRHAASCPVGLGVSCSADRNVKGKITEEGIFLEQLEKNPARFLPKEAPHLKDAIELDIDQPMDKIREELSKYPVKTRFSLRGTLIVARDMAHARISEMLANGEEMPQYFKDHPIYYAGPAKTPTGMASGSFGPTTAGRMDPYVNEFQKVGGSMVMVAKGNRSQQVTDACKANGGFYLGSIGGPAAILAKNSIKSVEVVDFPELGMEAVRKIKIEDFPAFLLVDDKGNDFFAEFK from the coding sequence ATGTCTGAATTTAAATATCAAAAGCCGTTTCCTATAACAAAGGACACTACAGAGTATCGTTTATTAACTAAAGAACATGTTTCTGTAGTAGAGTTTGATGGACGAAAAATTTTAAAAGTTGCACCTGAAGGTCTTGAGTTGCTTTCACAAGCAGCATATCATGATGTGTCTTTTTATTTAAGAGCCTCTCATTTAGAAAAATTAGAGAAAATTCTTAAAGATCCTGAAGCTACGGATAACGATCGTTTTGTTGCATACACAATGTTGTTAAATCAAATGGTAGCAGCTTCTGGAGAATTACCAACTTGTCAAGATACAGGAACTGCAATTTGTGTTGGAAAAAAAGGGGAAGATGTTTATACAGGTGTAAATGACGCTGAATATATATCAAAAGGAGTTTATAATACTTATGAGAGTGATAACCTTCGTTTTTCTCAAATTGTACCTCAAACAATGTTAAAAGAGAAAAACTCAGGAACTAATTTACCTGCACAAATTGATATTTATGCTGAAACTGGTAATAAATATGAATTTTTATTTATTACAAAAGGAGGAGGTTCTGGTAATAAAACATATTTGTATCAAATGACAAAGTCTTTGTTAACTGAAGAGAATTTAACAAACTTTGTTGAACAACATATTATGGATTTAGGTACAGCAGCTTGTCCACCTTACCACTTAGCATTTGTTATTGGAGGTACTTCTGCTGAGGCAAACTTAGCAACTGTTAAAAAGGCATCGGCTGGTTATTTAGATCATTTACCTACTGAAGGAAATGATGGAGGACAAGCTTTTAGAGATTTAGAGTGGGAAGAAAAAATTACAAAAATTTGTCAAGAAAGTGGAGTAGGAGCACAATTTGGAGGGAAATATTTTGTACACGATGTACGTGTAATTCGTTTACCACGTCATGCAGCATCTTGTCCTGTTGGTTTAGGGGTAAGTTGTAGTGCTGATAGAAATGTAAAAGGTAAAATAACGGAAGAAGGTATTTTTCTAGAACAATTAGAAAAAAATCCAGCTCGTTTTTTACCAAAAGAAGCGCCACATTTAAAAGATGCTATTGAGTTAGATATTGACCAACCAATGGATAAAATTAGAGAAGAGCTTTCAAAATATCCTGTAAAAACACGTTTTAGTTTAAGAGGAACTTTAATTGTTGCTCGTGATATGGCGCATGCAAGAATTAGTGAAATGCTTGCTAATGGAGAGGAAATGCCTCAATATTTTAAAGATCATCCTATTTATTATGCAGGTCCAGCAAAAACACCAACGGGAATGGCTTCAGGAAGTTTTGGGCCAACAACTGCGGGTCGTATGGATCCTTACGTAAATGAATTCCAGAAAGTTGGAGGAAGTATGGTAATGGTAGCAAAAGGTAACCGTTCACAACAAGTAACAGATGCTTGTAAAGCAAATGGAGGTTTTTACCTTGGTTCTATTGGAGGTCCTGCTGCAATTTTAGCTAAAAATAGTATTAAATCTGTAGAGGTAGTTGATTTTCCAGAATTAGGAATGGAAGCAGTTAGAAAAATTAAGATTGAAGATTTTCCAGCATTTTTATTAGTTGATGATAAAGGAAATGATTTCTTTGCTGAATTTAAATAA